From Erythrobacter sp. YJ-T3-07:
CTAAACCAAACTAAGCCCGCAACTGGCTGAAATCGTCGCTGAACAGAGAGCGGGCATCGGCGCTGCTCATCGGGCGGCCGAAATAGAAGCCCTGAATCCGGTCGCAGCCCATCCGGCGCACCAGACTTGCCTCGTCCTCCGTCTCGACCCCTTCGGCGGTGGTCTTCATTTCAAGGCTCTTCGCCATGGCGACCACGGCGCGCACGATCGCGAGGCTCTCGCTGCTGCCCTGCGCGGCCCCCTGGACGAAACTACGATCGACCTTGATGGTCGAGAACTGGAGCTTGCGCAGGTAGCCGAGCGAGGAATAGCCGGTCCCGAAATCGTCGAGCGCCACCTGGCAGCCCAGCGCCATCACCTTGGCCAGCGCCTGCCGCGCGATCTCCGCATCGCCCAGGAAAATGCTCTCCGTCACCTCGATTTCGAGCCGCCGAGGGTCGAGCCCGCTGTGCGCAAGGGCCTCGACCACCGTGTCGGCGAAATCGGGCTCCGTCAGCTGTTCGGGGGAGACGTTGACGTTGATCTTCACCCCTCTCGGCCAAGCGGTCGCTTCCATACAGGCCTGGCGCATCACCCATGTGCCGATCGGCACGATCAGCCTGGTATCCTCCGCCACCGGGATGAACTTGCCCGGGCTGACGAAGCCGTGGTCCTCGCTCTGCCAGCGAACCAGCGCTTCGAAGCTGACGACCTGTTCGCTGTTGGCATCGACCACCGGCTGGAAATTGAGCAGCAGCTCGTCCTTCTCCAGTGCCTTGCGCAGCGAGAATTCGAGCTGCCGGCGCTCTTCCGCATCGGCGTGGAGCGAGGGTTCGTAGGCGAAGTGCACCCCGCGCCCGCCGTCCTTCGCGCGGTACAGCGCAAGATCGGCGTTGCGCATCAGCTCCTCGACCGTCTTGCCGTCGCGCGGTGCCAGTGCGGAGCCCGCGCTCGCCCCCACGAACAGCGTATGCTGGTCGACCTCGTAAGGCTCGGACAGGTGATCGATGACCTTGCGGGCAAGCGCGTCCACCACGCCGGTATCGGGCGCATCGCGCATCACGATGGCGAATTCGTCGCCGCCCAGCCGACCGCAGATCTCGTTTTCGCTCATCAGTTCGTTGAGCCTGCGGGAAACCTGTTCCAGCAGTCGATCGCCGATCTGGTGGCCGAGCGAATCGTTGACCGCCTTGAAGCGGTCCAGATCGACCATGATGAAGGCGCAGCGGCGGCGCCACTTGCGCGCCTCGTCCATCGCCTCGCCCAGCGTCTCGTTCAGCATCAGGCGGTTGGGCAGCCCGGTCAGTGTGTCGTAACGGGCGAGATAGGCGATCTTTTCGGAGGATTTGCGCTGCTCGGTCACATCGGACCCGACGCCCCGGAACCCGACATCGTGGCCCCGCTCGTCCAGCATCGGCGTGCCCGAGAGCTCCCACCAGCGCATCTGCCCGCCGACCCAGACCTGAACGATCAGGTTGGAAAAGCTCTCGCGGGCCTTGATCCGGTCCGACAGCACCCGCAGGCTTGGCGTGAAATTGCACATTTCCCAGCCATCGCCGGACAGCACTTCGAAGAAGGACTTGCCCTCGACCTGGTCGGGTCGCAGGCCCAGCGCGAACGCGAAACGGGGAGAGACCGAACGGATCAGGCGGGTCCGGTCGATCTGCCACAGCCAGTCGGCCTCGTTCTCCTCGAACTCGCGCAGCAGCAGGGATACCGTTTCCGACTTCTGCTGCATCGCGGTCTCGGCCACGCCTGCGCGCAGAAAGGTTTCCGCCCGGCGCGTGATCGTGAGCAGATTGGCGAGGAAGTAGACTCCGGAAATCGAGGTCATCACCACATCGCCGCGCAGTGCGAAGCACACGGTCGCCGCAATGCACGCAGGGGCGATGAACACGATCCCGCGCAGCGGCACCACCGCGAGCGCAGTGCCCACCCCGACAACGATCACCGCGACCAGTGCAAAGCCGCGCAGCAACCCGGCCTCGTCGCCGTACAGGAACAGCATGATCGGCAGCAGCATCCAGGTCAGGCCAAGCCATGCCGACCCGACGAGATGCCGATTGGCGTCGCTATCGGTAACCTTGCGCAGGTCCGCGGCGAGCATCGCGCTTTCCAGGCGTGTGAAGTAGAACACCCCGCCAGTCAGCACGACGATCCACGCGGCGATCAGCGCCATCGGCACATAGGGCATCAGGCAGACCAGAGCGACCAGCACGCCGACCGCATGGCCAAGCACGCGCAGCATGCCGAGCCCGGCGAGATGATCGTACTGGAGGCTGCGCAGAAACGCCCGGTCGAGCCCGGCAACGTCGCGCAGTCCGAGCAATACCGGCAGCGGAAGCTGTGACGGCAGTTCCGGCGTGTTCTGAGCGACGAGCTTTTTCACAGCTCGCGGCTTAGAACGAAAAGGTTATTGGGCTGTAAAACCCTGTGGCGCGATGTTTTTCAGCCCCCTGCCCGCCCGGCGGCTATTCGACCGTAACCGACTTGGCGAGGTTGCGCGGCTGGTCGACATCGGTGCCCTTCACCAGCGCCACGTGATAGGCCAGCAGCTGGACCGGCACGGCATAGATCAGCGGCGCGATCAGCGGGTGGACCTTGGGCATCTCGATCGTCGCGAGGCATCCCTCGCCCGCCTCTTCCAACCCTTCCGCGTCGGAGATCAGGACCACTTTGCCGCCGCGTGCGCGCACTTCCTGCATGTTGGACACGGTCTTTTCGAACAGCGGCCCGCTGGGTGCGATCACCACCACCGGCACATCTTCGTCGATCAGCGCGATGGGGCCGTGCTTCATCTCTCCGCTGGCATAGCCTTCGGCGTGGATATAGCTGATTTCCTTGAGCTTCAGCGCGCCTTCCAGCGCCATCGGATAATCCGCGCCGCGGCCCAGATAGAGCACGTCGCGCGCCGGGGCGATCAGGTGCGCCATGGCTGCGATATCGTCGTCATGGTCGAGCGCGGCGTTGAGGCCGGCGGGCGCTTCCAGCAGGTGGCGCACCACCTCCTGTTCCTCCGCCCGGTCCATCGTGCCCTTGACCACCGCAAGCTTGGCCGCAAGCGCGGCGAGCACTGCCAGCTGGCAGGTGAACGCCTTGGTCGAGGCGACGCCGATTTCCGGCCCCGCGTGGATCGGCAGCAGCAGGTCCGCCTCGCGCGCCATGGTGCTGGTGGGCACGTTGACGATCGCAGCGATGGTCTGCCCGTGCGCCTTGCAATAGCGCAGCGCGGCCAGCGTGTCGGCGGTTTCCCCGCTCTGCGAGATGAACAGCGCAAGGCCGCCCTTCTCCAGCGGCGGCTCGCGATAGCGGAACTCGCTGGCGACATCGATGTCGACCGGCACGCGCGCGAACTGTTCGATCCAGTAGCGGCCGACCATCCCGGCGTAGAACGAGGTGCCGCACGCGACGATGGTCATGCGTTCGATGCTGGAAAGATCGAAGTCCATCTGCGGCAGCGCCACGGTCTGGTCCGCCTGGCGGACATAGCTTGAGAGCGTCTGGGCAACCACGGTCGGCTGCTCGAAGATCTCCTTTTGCATGAAGTGGCGGTGATTGCCCTTCTCGACCGCCGCCGCGCTCGCACCCGAGGCGACGATGTCGCGGGTGACCTCGTTGCCCTCGCTGTCGAAGATCTGCGCGCCCTCGCGGGTGACGACGGTCCAGTCGCCCTCTTCCAGATAGGTGATCCGCTGGGTCAGCGGGGCCAGTGCCAGCGCATCCGAGCCGACGAACATCTCGCCCTCGCCATAGCCGAGCACCAGCGGCGAGCCGAGCCGAGCGCCGATGATCCGGTCGGGGTGGTCGGGGAACAGGATCGCCAGCGCAAAGGCACCGCGCAGGCGCGGCAGCACGGTGCGCATCGCGTCTTCGGGAGACGCCCCGCGCTCCACTTCGCGGCTGACCAGCAGGGCGACGACTTCGCTATCGGTCTCGCTCTCGACCGAATAGCCATCGGCCTGCAATTCGTCGCGCAGAGAGCGGAAATTCTCGATGATGCCGTTATGGACCAGCGCGGCGGCCTTGCCCGCGTGCGGGTGGGCATTGGCTGCGGTCGGCGCGCCGTGGGTCGCCCAGCGGGTATGGGCAATGCCGATGGTACCCGGCGCGGGCTCCTGCGCCAGCACCTCGACCAGATTGCCCAGCTTGCCCTGCGCGCGGCGGCGGATCATCCGGGTGCCATCGCCGCTATCGTCCAGCGTGCATACGCCGGAGGAATCGTAGCCGCGATATTCCATGCGGCGCAGGCCATCGACCAGACGGTCGGCCACCGAGTCACCGCTGACGATCCCGATAATCCCGCACATAGATCAATTGCCCTTCGTTCTCGTGATTTAGCGCTGCCCTCTAGCGTGTCTGGCTGGCCTTGCAATGAATGGCACACCCGCCGCGTCGGGCGCGATGCGATGAACCGCCGATAGTGGCCAGAAGCGATCAGTTCGCCGAGGGGTCAGCAGGCCGGTGCGCGCGCGCGATCACCTGCGCCAGCAGCACGATAATCGCCATGATGAAGCGCGGATAGTGCAGCATTCCTTCCAGCAGCGATTGCACCAGTAGCGCATAGGCCATGCCGAGCAGGGGCAGCATCTCCGGGTGAGCAAGCGCGCTTGCGTGCGCGGCGCGGATCGCCCGGCCGATCAGCCAGAACGCCGGGACTGCGCCCACGATACCCCAGTTGAGCAGGAACTGGACGATCACGTTGTGCGGCTGGGTGTGGGGGAAGCCCGGGTCGACCTCCCAATGGAAAGAGCCCGTGCCCCAGCCGAGCAGCGGCGAATCGGCCCACCGTTCGAGG
This genomic window contains:
- a CDS encoding EAL domain-containing protein encodes the protein MKKLVAQNTPELPSQLPLPVLLGLRDVAGLDRAFLRSLQYDHLAGLGMLRVLGHAVGVLVALVCLMPYVPMALIAAWIVVLTGGVFYFTRLESAMLAADLRKVTDSDANRHLVGSAWLGLTWMLLPIMLFLYGDEAGLLRGFALVAVIVVGVGTALAVVPLRGIVFIAPACIAATVCFALRGDVVMTSISGVYFLANLLTITRRAETFLRAGVAETAMQQKSETVSLLLREFEENEADWLWQIDRTRLIRSVSPRFAFALGLRPDQVEGKSFFEVLSGDGWEMCNFTPSLRVLSDRIKARESFSNLIVQVWVGGQMRWWELSGTPMLDERGHDVGFRGVGSDVTEQRKSSEKIAYLARYDTLTGLPNRLMLNETLGEAMDEARKWRRRCAFIMVDLDRFKAVNDSLGHQIGDRLLEQVSRRLNELMSENEICGRLGGDEFAIVMRDAPDTGVVDALARKVIDHLSEPYEVDQHTLFVGASAGSALAPRDGKTVEELMRNADLALYRAKDGGRGVHFAYEPSLHADAEERRQLEFSLRKALEKDELLLNFQPVVDANSEQVVSFEALVRWQSEDHGFVSPGKFIPVAEDTRLIVPIGTWVMRQACMEATAWPRGVKINVNVSPEQLTEPDFADTVVEALAHSGLDPRRLEIEVTESIFLGDAEIARQALAKVMALGCQVALDDFGTGYSSLGYLRKLQFSTIKVDRSFVQGAAQGSSESLAIVRAVVAMAKSLEMKTTAEGVETEDEASLVRRMGCDRIQGFYFGRPMSSADARSLFSDDFSQLRA
- the glmS gene encoding glutamine--fructose-6-phosphate transaminase (isomerizing), producing the protein MCGIIGIVSGDSVADRLVDGLRRMEYRGYDSSGVCTLDDSGDGTRMIRRRAQGKLGNLVEVLAQEPAPGTIGIAHTRWATHGAPTAANAHPHAGKAAALVHNGIIENFRSLRDELQADGYSVESETDSEVVALLVSREVERGASPEDAMRTVLPRLRGAFALAILFPDHPDRIIGARLGSPLVLGYGEGEMFVGSDALALAPLTQRITYLEEGDWTVVTREGAQIFDSEGNEVTRDIVASGASAAAVEKGNHRHFMQKEIFEQPTVVAQTLSSYVRQADQTVALPQMDFDLSSIERMTIVACGTSFYAGMVGRYWIEQFARVPVDIDVASEFRYREPPLEKGGLALFISQSGETADTLAALRYCKAHGQTIAAIVNVPTSTMAREADLLLPIHAGPEIGVASTKAFTCQLAVLAALAAKLAVVKGTMDRAEEQEVVRHLLEAPAGLNAALDHDDDIAAMAHLIAPARDVLYLGRGADYPMALEGALKLKEISYIHAEGYASGEMKHGPIALIDEDVPVVVIAPSGPLFEKTVSNMQEVRARGGKVVLISDAEGLEEAGEGCLATIEMPKVHPLIAPLIYAVPVQLLAYHVALVKGTDVDQPRNLAKSVTVE